Proteins from a genomic interval of Elusimicrobiota bacterium:
- a CDS encoding prolyl oligopeptidase family serine peptidase translates to MYGKNSLIEIVKVKSSIDNSIEEVFFIPAKRKNAPLLVKLHTWSFSKEAEKKEIKNIFKSTGWNILAPEFRGPNLANNPRAKEACGSKLAKQDIADAVYFIQKKYHLTSKQVFLLGGSGGGHMALLMAASYPSLWSVVCAWCPITDLNKWRFENLHYKTHIEACCDSKYQYAARSPINYIDEISKARVYISHGKCDNSVPFTHSLELYNKIIKKHPKADIFLNIFRGGHEIKVKEALIVFKSFLTANSKKLHSILSK, encoded by the coding sequence ATGTATGGCAAAAACAGTTTAATTGAAATTGTAAAAGTTAAATCTAGTATTGATAATTCCATAGAAGAAGTTTTTTTTATACCAGCAAAAAGAAAAAATGCACCGCTTCTTGTAAAACTTCATACTTGGAGTTTTAGCAAGGAAGCTGAGAAAAAAGAGATCAAAAATATTTTTAAGTCTACCGGATGGAACATACTTGCTCCGGAATTCAGAGGTCCCAATTTAGCAAATAATCCAAGAGCAAAAGAAGCTTGTGGTTCTAAACTTGCAAAACAAGATATAGCAGATGCGGTTTACTTTATACAAAAGAAGTATCATTTAACATCTAAACAGGTATTCCTTCTTGGAGGAAGTGGTGGCGGTCATATGGCATTGTTAATGGCTGCGTCCTATCCTTCTCTTTGGAGTGTTGTATGTGCTTGGTGTCCTATAACAGATTTAAACAAATGGCGATTTGAAAATTTACATTATAAAACACATATAGAAGCTTGTTGTGATAGCAAATATCAATATGCAGCTCGATCTCCAATAAATTATATTGATGAAATATCTAAAGCTCGAGTATATATTTCTCATGGTAAATGTGACAATAGTGTTCCATTTACACATAGCCTTGAACTTTATAACAAAATTATTAAAAAACATCCTAAAGCAGATATATTTCTTAACATTTTTAGAGGCGGTCACGAAATTAAAGTAAAGGAAGCTTTAATAGTTTTTAAATCTTTTCTTACTGCGAATAGTAAGAAACTACATTCAATACTATCAAAATGA
- the ugpC gene encoding sn-glycerol-3-phosphate ABC transporter ATP-binding protein UgpC encodes MAEVILKKVCKSFFKTEVVKSVDLEIKDKEFCVLVGPSGCGKTTTLRMIAGLEEITSGEIYIGSRLINDVVPKDRDIAMVFQNYALYPHMTVRGNMEFGLKLRGYPKEEIEKRIEYASTMLGIKDFLNRKPKELSGGQRQRVAVGRAIVRKPQVFLFDEPLSNLDAKLRVQMRAELKKLHQRLQTTIIYVTHDQIEAMTLGDKVVVMRDGIIHQVADPNTIYDSPADKFVAGFIGSPPTNFMECTVVKKDNVAHLDEGTFLVKTNDKMSGILLEKYLNKKVTLGVRPEDIYDKFYYSGTKTEGKTLMATVEVVEPIGAEKYLYLKTGKNSFISIVDTHNKVEVNQDIEVVFNMDKIHVFDIETEKTIA; translated from the coding sequence AAGAAGGTGTGCAAGTCTTTTTTCAAAACGGAGGTAGTAAAAAGTGTTGATCTGGAAATTAAAGACAAAGAGTTTTGTGTTCTGGTAGGACCCTCCGGGTGCGGAAAAACTACAACATTAAGAATGATAGCAGGGTTAGAGGAGATAACAAGCGGCGAAATTTATATAGGTTCCAGGTTGATTAACGATGTAGTACCTAAGGATAGGGATATAGCTATGGTATTCCAGAATTATGCATTATATCCGCATATGACCGTCCGGGGAAACATGGAATTCGGATTGAAACTTAGAGGGTACCCTAAAGAAGAAATTGAAAAAAGAATAGAATATGCATCAACGATGTTAGGAATAAAAGATTTCTTGAATAGGAAACCCAAAGAACTTTCTGGCGGTCAAAGACAGCGGGTTGCAGTAGGAAGAGCTATAGTCCGCAAACCGCAGGTTTTTTTATTTGATGAACCGTTGTCAAATCTTGACGCAAAACTGAGAGTACAAATGCGTGCAGAATTAAAGAAACTTCATCAACGGCTTCAAACCACTATAATTTATGTTACCCATGATCAGATAGAAGCTATGACATTGGGAGACAAAGTTGTAGTTATGAGAGACGGGATTATTCACCAGGTAGCAGATCCAAATACAATTTATGATAGTCCGGCAGATAAATTTGTAGCAGGTTTCATAGGTTCGCCGCCAACAAATTTTATGGAATGTACAGTAGTAAAAAAAGATAATGTAGCACATTTAGACGAAGGTACATTTTTAGTAAAGACAAACGATAAAATGTCAGGTATTTTGTTGGAAAAATATTTAAACAAAAAGGTTACACTCGGCGTGAGACCGGAAGATATCTATGATAAATTTTACTATTCAGGTACTAAAACTGAAGGCAAAACACTAATGGCAACAGTTGAAGTAGTAGAACCCATCGGTGCAGAAAAATATCTTTACCTTAAAACAGGTAAAAACTCTTTTATATCAATAGTAGACACACACAATAAAGTTGAAGTAAATCAGGATATTGAAGTCGTCTTTAACATGGATAAAATACATGTTTTTGACATAGAAACCGAAAAAACAATTGCATAA